Proteins encoded together in one Microcebus murinus isolate Inina chromosome 16, M.murinus_Inina_mat1.0, whole genome shotgun sequence window:
- the SYNGR4 gene encoding synaptogyrin-4 — protein sequence MHIPESLQDLADSEAVQFLRRPKTITRIFAGVFSLIVFSSLLTDGYQNKTDNPQLHCVLNSNKEACSFAVGAGFLAFLSCLVFLVLDAHDSRIANSRFKTAFQLLDFILAVLWAVIWFVGFCFLANQWQRSPPKQFLLGSSSAKAAIAFSFFSIFVWIFQAYLAFQDLQNDASVPYKRSLDEGGVVLTTLSPPSAFSPVNTPPTGPNSLNYASSALSPYMTTPKAPRLAMMPGN from the exons ATGCACATCCCcgaaagcctccaggacctggctGACAGCGAAGCCGTGCAGTTTCTGAGGAGGCCCAAGACCATTACACGAATCTTCGCAGGG GTCTTCTCCCTCATCGTCTTCTCCTCCCTGCTGACTGATGGCTACCAGAACAAGACGGACAATCCACAGCTCCACTGCGTCCTCAACAGCAACAAGGAGGCCTGCAGCTTCGCGGTGGGAGCCGGCTTCCTGGCCTTCCTCAGCTGCCTGGTCTTCCTGGTCCTGGACGCCCACGACAGCCGCATCGCCAACTCCCGCTTCAAGACAGCCTTCCAGCTCTTGGACTTCATCCTGGCAG TCCTCTGGGCAGTCATCTGGTTCGTGGGTTTCTGCTTCCTGGCCAACCAGTGGCAGCGTTCTCCGCCCAAACAGTTCCTCCTGGGGAGCAGCAGTGCCAAGGCGGCCATcgccttctccttcttctccatcTTTGTCTGG ATATTCCAGGCCTACTTGGCATTCCAGGACCTCCAAAACGATGCTTCAGTCCCCTACAAGCGCTCCCTGGATGAGGGTGGTGTGGTGCTGAccactctctccccaccctctgccttcAGCCCTGTCAACACGCCGCCCACTGGCCCCAACAGCCTGAATTATGCCAGCTCTGCCCTGTCCCCCTATATGACCACTCCAAAGGCCCCCCGCCTTGCTATGATGCCCGGCAACTAA
- the KDELR1 gene encoding ER lumen protein-retaining receptor 1: MNLFRFLGDLSHLLAIILLLLKIWKSRSCAGISGKSQVLFAVVFTARYLDLFTNYISLYNTCMKVVYIACSFTTVWMIYSKFKATYDGNHDTFRVEFLVIPTAVLAFLVNHDFTPLEILWTFSIYLESVAILPQLFMVSKTGEAETITSHYLFALGVYRTLYLFNWIWRYHFEGFFDLIAIVAGLVQTVLYCDFFYLYITKVLKGKKLSLPA; this comes from the exons ATGAATCTCTTCCGATTCCTGGGAGACCTCTCCCACCTCCTAGCCATCATCTTGCTACTGCTCAAAATCTGGAAGTCTCGCTCGTGTGCCG GGATTTCAGGGAAGAGCCAGGTGCTGTTTGCTGTGGTGTTCACTGCCCGATATCTGGACCTCTTCACCAACTACATCTCACTCTACAACACCTGTATGAAG GTGGTCTACATAGCCTGCTCCTTTACCACGGTCTGGATGATTTACAGCAAGTTCAAAGCCACTTACGATGGGAACCATGACACATTCAGAGTAGAGTTCCTCGTCATTCCCACGGCTGTCCTGGCGTTCTTGGTCAACCATGACTTCACCCCTCTAGAG ATCCTCTGGACCTTCTCCATCTACCTAGAGTCGGTGGCCATCTTGCCACAGCTGTTCATGGTGAGCAAGACCGGCGAGGCGGAGACCATCACCAGCCACTACTTGTTTGCGCTGGGCGTCTACCGTACGCTCTATCTCTTCAACTGGATCTGGCGCTACCACTTCGAGGGCTTCTTCGACCTCATCGCCATCGTGGCAGGCCTGGTCCAGACAGTCCTCTACTGCGATTTCTTCTACCTCTACATCACCAAAG TCCTGAAGGGGAAGAAGTTGAGTTTGCCAGCATAG